The proteins below come from a single Chryseobacterium nepalense genomic window:
- a CDS encoding RidA family protein — protein MKKIINTVNAPAAIGPYSQANMANGILYISGQIPVDPATGKLVEGIEKETHQVMKNLEAILTEAGMTFKNVVKATIFLKSMDDFAVMNDIYASYLDAESFPARETVQVSCLPKNVDIEISMIAHQD, from the coding sequence ATGAAAAAAATAATCAACACTGTAAATGCTCCTGCAGCAATCGGACCTTATTCACAAGCCAATATGGCAAACGGAATTTTATACATTTCGGGTCAGATTCCTGTAGATCCTGCAACAGGTAAATTGGTGGAAGGAATTGAAAAGGAAACACATCAGGTAATGAAAAATCTTGAAGCTATTCTTACGGAAGCAGGAATGACATTTAAAAATGTGGTGAAAGCAACCATTTTCCTTAAAAGTATGGATGATTTTGCAGTAATGAATGATATTTATGCATCTTATCTTGATGCAGAAAGCTTCCCGGCTCGTGAAACAGTACAGGTTTCTTGCCTGCCGAAAAATGTGGATATCGAAATTTCTATGATTGCTCATCAGGATTAA